The nucleotide sequence ctttttttttccaaagagtCAACACAAGAGATGACTGGCTAAAAAAGGCGAgggagaataaataaatattaaaaatagtcATTCAGCTCAATCTGATCCACTGCTTtagcctttttttattattcaaaattttaaattttttatttttttttatttttatatatttgcaaattccatgacctttccagGTTTTTTATGGCTGCAAgaactctgttttttaaatatgttaaatatgttaaatattaacGTGTTAAATATTAACGTTATCACTTTATAATCTGCAGACAGAATGTCAGGTGAGTTTATTTTCACAagctttgacctctgacctgtagTAGACGTGAATACTGAcggttttgtgtgtttacagtgcGGCTGGTGCTACCTGATCTGCGTCCCGGCGGCTCTCTGGCGGGCGGCGGTGGTCTGCCGCCCTGCTGGGAGGATGGAGACGAtgagggaggaggtggaggagcgtGGCTGCGTCCTTGGCTGCCGCCtcctgatgtgtgttttttgtgcagggAGTTGTGCCTCTGTGGCAGCTCCGGAGCCCCGCCGCCGTCTACGTGGGACGGCCCGTTGGAGACGCCGCCTGATGTGTGCGGCCTGTACGGCGGGGGAGGCGGAGGAGCGGAGGAGCCTCCTGTTGGCGGTCTGCTGGAAGATGGAGGCTGCTTGGCGGAGCTGGGAGGGGTGGGGCCTCTGTTGGGCGTCGGTGGGAGGGGCTTCTCCCTGCtgtgagaggaggatgaggaagatGGAGCACTTGATTTCTGATTGGGCGCAGGCGGAGCGTTGCCGCGGCCTCCTCTGTTGAAGGGGGGAGGAGGCGGCGGGGCGGAGGTGCTGTGCTTCATGCCGCCGCctgtggaggagctgctgctgccgctggaGGGGCGGGAGATGTCTGGGAGCGACGGGCGGTGGGTGCGCTGGTGCTCTGGTGGAGACGGCTTGTTGGccggggagggagggggggggcggggggtgggggggcgggGGGCGGCGGGCCGGGCCCCGGGGGGCCTCAGTGCAGATCTGCCAACTGAACCGCCCGATGAACCATCTGAGGACAAAGGAACGGCGTTCAGGACAATTAGGATTAGGATAATTCATTGATTTTATGGACTGAATATTCTTATTGCactttcatatttaaataaacaggacgctgttttcatttccatgtTCATTTCCAACTATACCTTAAATATCAgctcacaaaaaataaaaatgccaccACCATGCACCCAACATAAAACAGTGAAGGCTAAATGCAGCTGCAGTGGTTACTCAGTTTGTCTTTGAGAGCTGGAGCTGGAgggatattttatttatttttaagggggtttaaaaaaaaaaaagaattaaataattaatcaaatattaaaataattgctCAATAATTTTCTACACATTGATTTACTGATTAATTGAGTGCTTAAGTTTTATGAGAACTAAAACAATTGACGTTTAAGCAATTTTAGATTACAAAATCAGTTCATATTGTGATGTaataccttttaaaaaatatataaatggaGAAATAACCAAACAGGTTTTTGTTTGggaaacaaattaatttaatgcaACAAATTAAATTATCTGACAAATCAAAGTACTT is from Plectropomus leopardus isolate mb unplaced genomic scaffold, YSFRI_Pleo_2.0 unplaced_scaffold21575, whole genome shotgun sequence and encodes:
- the LOC121965766 gene encoding WAS/WASL-interacting protein family member 2-like encodes the protein MGGLFQGGVPKLRPVGDGSSGGSVGRSALRPPGARPAAPRPPTPRPPPPSPANKPSPPEHQRTHRPSLPDISRPSSGSSSSSTGGGMKHSTSAPPPPPPFNRGGRGNAPPAPNQKSSAPSSSSSSHSREKPLPPTPNRGPTPPSSAKQPPSSSRPPTGGSSAPPPPPPYRPHTSGGVSNGPSHVDGGGAPELPQRHNSLHKKHTSGGGSQGRSHAPPPPPSSSPSSQQGGRPPPPAREPPGRRSGSTSRTVNTQNRQYSRLLQVRGQSL